The Solanum pennellii chromosome 4, SPENNV200 genomic interval ATATGGTAAGATGGATTACAAGATTGTGCATGCACACCCGCCTTTGTTCAGGGAATTGTCCTGATGTTTATCTGTAACAAATGCATTGAATCTTCATTCAGCAGAAGGCTTCAGTAAAGAtagaacaaaaaagaagaatcaAATAAATAGATCAAGGACGGAAATGCAGAAGCTCATAAAAATTTCCCAAAGACACAAGCTTCATAAATATCTTTAacatacatcaacatataaatCTCTCAGGCTTCACTGAAGTTTGAACTCTTATTGAACAGCACAATTAACAATCATAAACAGAAATGAAGACCCTCGGAGAAAGTGCATCACAGCTGCGAAGTTGAATTGGAGCTATTATCCGACACTtgacaaactattttttttcttacaaccTAAAAATTACTTCTTCCACCCCAATTCTTTAGGGCTCAGAGGTTAACAAGGTGATGATGAGTTTTGACACACAAGCAAAATATGCATAGAGTACCAAAAGTACCAGTGTACCAAacaatttgtatttttgtatcaaCAAGAATCTAAATCTACAACAACATACATCAAGGAAAATTGAAAACAGGAGAAGGTAATCTCATCAGTTTTACTGATTGACACTTGGTTATGCAAAAATATCCTATACGAGCTACCAGTGATTTCTGACGGAAGGCTGTCCTATAATTGTCATGTACTACAAAAACGACAACAAGATACATTGAAGCATCTATCTGATACACATTAATCATGATCTGAGTTTCTATAATTACAACAAATTGTGAACTCACCACGGGCTTTTTCATTCATAGGTGGGCGTACAACAACATGCATAGTGATGACACCTCCTGCAACTTCAGCAACTGGAAGTCTTGATTCACCAAGTGTTTTATTGTTCTCAAGTATCCTTCCAGCATTAATAAGCTTCACATCATTTATTGTCTTTGGCCCAGAATCTTTATCTGCCATGAAAAAGATCGTCAGCAAGACAATTATAACTGACTAAGAATAGATAAACTAAGAGAAGCACATTTATGATTTCCGATTCAAATTTCCTTTAAAACCAAACATGTGGAGAAGGAGAAGACACCTAGAACTATTTACGTGCTCCTGTTGTAGCTTACTGAGATGGTCTTCAAAATTAAGCATATGACAGTCAAATGAACAAATGATAACATCCTAGTTTACTTTACCGTTATCAGAGCCTTGTCATTAGTCTACAAATATACAACACTTTTTAATTGGCTTCAAAGCGATATGAGAGATTATGGGAGGATATCCctattcatcaatttgaagttacTGGCCAACagtaatgtaaaataaaaaagatccGGAGAAGACCAAAGAGATTCAAATTCAAAAGCTTATGTTCTCATGGGAAATATTTAGACCTTAAAGTTGTTTAAGTTCATTTTCCGAGCAAGTGCATTCACATATACGTTGTTAAAGGGATCTGCCTCAGCTTAATCTGGTGCATATATGCTCAAAGGTTCACCAGTGAGACACAGAAATTCGTTTTTAGAGTTTTATAGTATCTTTAGTTGCTTCAATATTATGAagtatttgtattttgaatgCTTCAATAGTCCAAACTTTGGCAGCAAGTCTATGGAATCATGAGGAAGCAAGTCTACAAACAGCTTTCATCCTTGCTTGGTGCCCAAGTAACTGTCCTCATAAAATGCATCTTTATCCTCAGATTGTAGCAAACATTGGACCAAAGatgtttcaaaaatatttgtaatctctctctctcttcttctcctCATCCATCTCTTCATTTTTGGTTAATTCGTCAGGTCATCAGTATCATGTCAACTCAATTGGAAATGCCTAGTTGCAGGAAGCTAACCGATATTCAAAGGGATGAGTTGCTACTGAAGTT includes:
- the LOC107016054 gene encoding membrane-anchored ubiquitin-fold protein 3-like isoform X2: MALKELIEIKFRLADGSDIGPNKYTPATTVGSLKEKIIAQWPKDKDSGPKTINDVKLINAGRILENNKTLGESRLPVAEVAGGVITMHVVVRPPMNEKARAFC
- the LOC107016054 gene encoding membrane-anchored ubiquitin-fold protein 3-like isoform X1, whose product is MALKELIEIKFRLADGSDIGPNKYTPATTVGSLKEKIIAQWPKDKDSGPKTINDVKLINAGRILENNKTLGESRLPVAEVAGGVITMHVVVRPPMNEKARDKHQDNSLNKGGCACTIL